Proteins encoded in a region of the Sceloporus undulatus isolate JIND9_A2432 ecotype Alabama chromosome 11, SceUnd_v1.1, whole genome shotgun sequence genome:
- the PIGS gene encoding GPI transamidase component PIG-S, with the protein MAAHASAVAAMDAAEKARGKYAALAFATIAIAVGLPLWWKTTETYRASLPYSEIAELDTLLFQLTVPVSVVFAKGVLPASQERKLPFRKTQQVEIPLNSKTSVTSQYEMLYRSATKQEETILVQASLEEVDSRLRLMQETPMGSIVVYVVPQSSLLLPHEVAVYIGKHRNAIFRAPRGKEDLLAAVDAHVQRVAHAMSFTADSLAEALADRVLIGQPGAEWKRPFKSSLGYEITFSLLNPDPRSHDVHWDIEGAISRYMKPMLEKLSPVAEFSVDSQILYYAALGVTPRFEASSSSYRLSVHSLPHVINPVEARLGSSAASLYPVLNFLLYVPEHLHSPLYIQGKDGAAVPTNAFHSPRWGGIMVYNVELDKGNETSSLPKKVDVNMAAVMEVFLAQLRLLFGISPGPLPDGALLANPGNEGLSDWELDRLLWARTVENVATVSTTLTSLAQLLDKIGNIVIKDDVASEVYHAVASAQKAVQELKEGRLDTAFQASKAAITTSERAFFHSSLLHLLYFPDDQKFAIYIPLFLPMAVPILLSLVKILRESRQRKKEAAKMD; encoded by the exons ATGGCCGCCCATGCCTCTGCTGTGGCTGCAATGGATGCGGCAG aAAAGGCCCGGGGGAAGTACGCCGCCCTCGCCTTCGCCACCATCGCCATCGCAGTAGGGCTGCCTCTCTGGTGGAAGACCACAGAGACCTACAGAGCCTCTTTGCCTTACTCCGAAATCGCAGAGCTGGACACCCTCCTG TTCCAGCTGACGGTGCCCGTCTCGGTTGTGTTTGCCAAAGGGGTGCTGCCCGCGAGCCAGGAACGCAAACTCCCTTTCAGGAAGACTCAGCAGGTGGAGATTCCCTTGAACT CTAAAACCAGTGTGACCTCCCAGTACGAGATGCTCTACCGCTCGGCCACAAAACAGGAGGAAACAATCCTGGTGCAGGCGTCGCTGGAAG AGGTGGATTCCCGCCTGCGGCTGATGCAAGAGACCCCCATGGGATCCATCGTGGTCTATGTGGTCCCACAGAGCTCTCTTCTCTTGCCACAT GAGGTTGCTGTGTACATTGGCAAGCACCGGAATGCCATCTTTAGAGCCCCTCGGGGCAAGGAAGACTTGCTGGCAGCTGTGGACGCTCATGTGCAGCGGGTGGCACATGCCATGTCCTTCACGGCCGACTCCCTCGCAGAGGCCCTGGCCGACCGCGTTCTCATAGGCCAGCCGGGCGCCGAATGGAAGCGGCCATTCAAATCCAGTCTCG ggTACGAGATCACCTTCAGCTTGTTGAACCCGGACCCGAGGTCCCATGATGTCCACTGGGACATCGAGGGGGCTATCTCTCGGTACATGAAGCCTATGTTGGAGAAGCTGAGCCCCGTGGCCGAATTCTCTGTGGACTCACAA ATTCTCTACTATGCAGCACTGGGGGTCACGCCCCGCTTTGAGGCCTCTTCTTCCAGCTACAGACTGAGCGTTCACAGCCTGCCCCACGTCATCAACCCCGTGGAAGCCCGGCTGG GCTCCAGCGCCGCCTCGCTGTACCCTGTCCTCAACTTCTTGCTGTATGTCCCGGAGCATTTGCACTCGCCTCTCTACATCCAGGGCAAGGATGGGGCGGCTGTGCCAACCAACGCTTTCCACAGCCCACGCTGGGGTGGCATCATG GTATATAATGTTGAGCTCGATAAAGGCAACGAAAcctcctccctcccaaaaaaggTGGATGTCAACATGGCGGCGGTGATGGAGGTCTTCCTGGCACAGCTGCG GTTGCTCTTTGGGATTTCTCCGGGGCCGCTTCCGGACGGAGCCTTGCTGGCGAACCCTGGGAACGAGGGCCTCTCCGACTGGGAACTGGACCGCCTGCTCTGGGCTCGAACGGTGGAGAATGTGGCTACCGTCTCCACCACTTTGACCTCTCTGGCCCAGCTGCTGGACAAGATTGGGAACATCGTCATCAAGGACGATGTGGCTTCGGAG GTGTACCACGCCGTCGCATCGGCCCAGAAGGCCGTGCAAGAGCTCAAAGAGGGCCGCTTggacaccgctttccaggccagcAAGGCGGCCATCACCACGTCCGAACGGGCCTTTTTCCATTCCTCGCTCCTCCACCTCCTCTACTTCCCCGATGACCAGAAGTTTGCCATCTACATCCCGCTCTTCCTCCCGATGGCCGTCCCCATCCTCCTCTCGCTGGTCAAGATCCTCCGGGAAAGCCGCCAGCGCAAGAAAGAGGCGGCCAAAATGGACTAA
- the SPAG5 gene encoding sperm-associated antigen 5, whose protein sequence is MEQPEDAVPSSSGGEGCPDSVPIGAITWAAPLDWLEEILPGSPVLENLRRSLPRPSSRLNAQTPVAVQTPTLVGTYGSPPFEVKTPILQGAGATPFFSASMGPLLFHASLDVGMNRAEQTAVSTQGAHTSTPISLTSVAVSTFPSKVSVAGESTLLAEEVPIFQPDTFTGLPVSVASPTSFKSLSKLQEVGGNVMEDASSLQQDESGTSSPVSTASASVWMSPINPSEVGTSVHTEEKAPLLDTGVSAAISMASAELRVSSPNVPEAGTIMAKFSDFRPEECTDTLLSLALAATPTEVGSGTSKEEETLIVQRDKCTTVSVAFPEISESKSELLEICRNPLKEETASILELEEGTDVPFIDAKVSPPPPPNVPEIGPGASILQKQNPSTPFAMASAAASLSPMNSEAGEGTATEVTTPALCLLGCQCHSAWTSPLSLLEVKEADGSMEERDPSCKPGTSDYTIAGPGASTKIWATPSHILASGLEVMSSVVLQTHKGTRTNPVSVASIATWMTPPSLLGVGVNTSPAEKAATKDNTAETDSLLWRCSRDELRGLSRSELEGRLESTLIIMEALSHQMRACQDFQPSAAPTHLAGQRDAGTQTPISDPKEEEQLYHHLYEELRGRYQALLRSRESEKDLAQRLAIAKGEMKTWMSDSGTLLETVDASYLRIQEDRRSLALQQKQLADLFSLCQDKLQRSGQEQAKMKEEVEKALRTKEAAESVLDSVRNHAGTRIECLEQSLESQKHLLTLLQEANRYMSDLSLEYNRAEEEMDRRAMTLRESWIQMRHDNERFTSMVTQCLLATKKEAAEVAAAQEEVAQHQEVCRKLEERTLELLEALRRMDQLTEAKDSLERDLTDALQRANVVERENEELRQEKGGLSQQLTEMQDLIRKLDETVARLSQEKAVAEQERDTAQQDAREASDCREFMEQETQITRRQLAETEEELKWMLATLRERSTQLEDLKDAHRTLQQEQEALRADLAASRAEIQSTRVSMEGFSQSLLEMKGVHSQFLEMVDFLRAAMRGEASDVAQKSLLYTPGRPTPSRMRSSFVESVLKAVADKDLRTPGLLSETTAFTKTTPVRPPTPSEVHRDFCTCIQDLCDVATRLRHLISQRQEAVMEEAQRLEAEILQQKQNLEDSEHQLQLEREAGSANLAKLNKALHMRMQNEKDLQKLMRQQEERLRMFSDQSREVALLKEEVSQLKYGLQKSETEVATLWQELRATKPSEEDETRGKIWLRQEVGKLRDLLLQKDDERVELQSKYQGQVRLLESQLHQAKQALKKHEKTAMEVKEVLSTLPQDLSAASEVRRLLELLP, encoded by the exons ATGGAGCAGCCGGAA GATGCTGTGCCTTCATCTTCTGGAGGCGAAGGTTGCCCAGATTCGGTGCCCATCGGTGCCATAACGTGGGCAGCCCCCTTGGACTGGCTGGAGGAGATCCTCCCTGGCTCTCCGGTCCTCGAAAACCTCCGTCGAAGCCTCCCTCGCCCTTCTTCTCGTCTGAATGCCCAAACCCCTGTGGCTGTCCAGACGCCAACTCTTGTAGGAACCTATGGGAGTCCACCTTTCGAGGTGAAAACTCCCATCTTGCAGGGTGCTGGTGCCACTCCGTTTTTCTCAGCCTCCATGGGGCCCTTGTTATTTCATGCCAGCCTGGATGTTGGCATGAACAGGGCAGAACAAACTGCCGTCTCGACGCAGGGCGCGCATACCAGTACCCCAATCTCTCTCACCAGTGTGGCAGTCTCAACGTTTCCCTCAAAGGTTTCTGTGGCTGGTGAGAGCACTTTATTGGCGGAGGAAGTGCCCATCTTCCAGCCGGACACGTTTACCGGTCTCCCTGTCTCAGTGGCATCGCCAACATCCTTCAAATCTCTCTCTAAACTCCAGGAGGTTGGTGGGAACGTCATGGAGGACGCCTCCAGTTTGCAACAGGATGAGTCTGGCACCAGCAGCCCTGTCTCCACGGCTTCTGCCTCTGTTTGGATGTCTCCTATAAACCCTTCTGAGGTTGGCACAAGTGTCCACACCGAAGAAAAAGCACCCCTCTTGGATACGGGTGTGAGTGCTGCCATCTCCATGGCTTCCGCAGAGCTCAGGGTCTCCTCTCCAAATGTCCCAGAGGCTGGCACCATCATGGCCAAGTTTTCCGATTTTCGGCCAGAAGAGTGTACCGACACTTTGCTCTCTTTGGCATTGGCAGCAACCCCTACAGAGGTTGGCAGTGGCACTTCCAAGGAGGAAGAAACCCTCATAGTGCAACGGGACAAATGTACCACCGTCTCTGTGGCATTTCCGGAAATATCTGAATCCAAGTCTGAGCTCTTAGAGATTTGTAGGAACCCCTTGAAGGAGGAGACGGCTTCCATTCTGGAACTAGAAGAGGGCACAGACGTCCCTTTCATAGATGCCAaggtgtctcctcctcctcctccaaatgtCCCAGAGATTGGTCCAGGAGCCTCCATCTTACAGAAACAAAATCCTAGTACTCCTTTCGCCATGGCTTCTGCAGCAGCCTCGCTGTCTCCTATGAACTCAGAAGCTGGCGAGGGCACCGCCACGGAGGTCACCACTCCTGCCTTGTGCCTTCTCGGCTGCCAGTGCCACAGTGCATGGACATCCCCCCTGAGCTTGCTGGAGGTCAAAGAAGCGGACGGCTCCATGGAAGAAAGGGATCCTTCTTGCAAGCCAGGGACAAGCGACTACACTATCGCTGGCCCTGGGGCATCCACCAAGATCTGGGCAACCCCCTCGCATATCTTGGCATCCGGGTTGGAAGTGATGAGTTCTGTGGTTCTGCAGACACATAAGGGCACCAGGACCAACCCTGTCTCCGTGGCCTCGATAGCCACCTGGATGACCCCTCCCAGCCTTCTGGGTGTTGGAGTGAACACCTCCCCTGCAGAGAAGGCTGCGACCAAAGACAACACAGCGGAGACTGACTCTCTTCTCTGGCG TTGTTCCCGGGACGAGCTGCGTGGGCTCTCGAGGTCTGAACTGGAGGGTCGCCTGGAGAGTACCCTCATCATCATGGAAGCCCTTTCCCACCAGATGCGGGCATGCCAGGATTTTCAGCCATCGGCTGCCCCGACGCACCTGGCTGGCCAGAGAGACGCGGGCACCCAGACGCCAATTTCCGATCCCAAAGAG GAGGAACAGCTATACCACCATCTCTATGAAGAGCTGAGGGGTCGGTACCAGGCCCTCCTTCGGAGCCGGGAGAGCGAGAAGGACCTGGCCCAACGGCTGGCCATCGCCAAAGGAGAAATG AAAACATGGATGTCAGATTCAGGGACACTCCTGGAAACAGTGGATGCCTCCTACCTGCGCATCCAGGAAGACCGGAGGTCTCTTGCACTACAG cAAAAGCAACTGGCTGACCTCTTCTCTCTGTGCCAAGACAAACTCCAGCGAAGTGGCCAAGAACAAGCCAAAATGAAGGAGGAAGTGGAGAAAGCCCTACGGACCAAGGAAGCG GCAGAATCGGTGCTGGATTCGGTCCGGAATCATGCCGGGACTCGAATCGAGTGTCTGGAGCAAAGCTTGGAGTCCCAGAAGCATCTCCTTACTCTGTTGCAGGAGGCGAACAGATACATG TCAGACCTCTCCCTGGAGTACAACCGGGCCGAGGAAGAAATGGACCGCCGTGCGATGACCCTGCGGGAAAGTTGGATCCAAATGCGGCACGAC AATGAGAGGTTCACCAGCATGGTCACCCAGTGCCTCCTTGCCACCAAGAAGGAGGCAGCGGAAGTGGCAGCAGCGCAGGAAGAGGTTGCACAGCACCAGGAG GTCTGCCGGAAGCTGGAGGAGCGGACGCTGGAGCTCCTGGAGGCCTTGAGACGCATGGACCAACTGACCGAAGCCAAGGACTCCCTGGAAAGAG ACCTGACGGATGCGCTCCAGCGGGCGAACGTCGTTGAGCGTGAAAACGAGGAGCTGcgccaggagaaaggtggccttTCCCAACAGCTGACAGAAATGCAGGATTTGATCCGGAAGCTGGACGAGACAGTGGCGCG GTTGTCTCAGGAAAAAGCGGTGGCGGAACAGGAGCGCGACACTGCCCAGCAAGATGCCCGCGAAGCCTCCGACTGCCGAGAG TTCATGGAGCAGGAGACCCAAATCACGCGCCGTCAGCTGGCGGAGACGGAGGAGGAGCTGAAATGGATGCTGGCCACTCTGCGGGAGCGTAGCACCCAGCTGGAGGACCTCAAGGATGCCCACCGGACACTCCA GCAGGAGCAGGAGGCCCTCCGTGCGGATTTGGCTGCCTCCAGAGCAGAGATCCAGAGCACCAGAGTCAGCATGGAGGGGTTCTCCCAGTCACTGCTGGAGATGAAGGGGGTTCACTCACAGTTTCTGGAAATGGTGGACTTTCTCCGGGCGGCAATGAGAGGCGAG GCGTCAGATGTGGCCCAAAAGAGTCTCCTCTACACTCCCGGGCGTCCCACTCCGAGCCGCATGCGCTCCTCCTTCGTGGAAAGCGTCCTGAAGGCCGTGGCGGACAAAG ATTTGCGGACTCCGGGCCTCTTGAGCGAAACCACAGCCTTTACAAAAACCACACCAGTGCGGCCGCCCACGCcttcag AGGTCCATCGGGACTTTTGCACCTGCATCCAGGACCTCTGTGATGTCGCGACTCGTCTACGCCACCTGATCTCACAGCGCCAAGAGGCCGTGATGGAGGAAGCCCAGCGCCTGGAAGCAGAAAT TTTACAGCAGAAGCAGAACCTTGAGGACTCAGAGCATCAACTGCAGTTGGAGAGAGAGGCTGGCAGCGCCAACCTTGCCAAACTGAATAAGGCCCTCCACATGCGGATGCAG AACGAAAAGGACCTGCAGAAATTGATGCGGCAGCAGGAGGAGAGGCTTCGGATGTTTAGTGACCAGAGCCGGGAGGTTGCG CTACTGAAAGAGGAGGTCTCCCAGTTAAAATACGGCCTCCAGAAGTCAGAGACGGAGGTGGCCACACTTTGGCAAGAATTGCGGGCAACAAAACCATCGGAGGAAGATGAGACCCGGGGGAAAATCTGGCTGCGGCAAGAG GTGGGGAAATTGAGGGACCTCCTTTTGCAGAAGGACGACGAACGCGTGGAGCTGCAGAGCAAGTACCAGGGCCAG GTGAGGCTCCTCGAAAGCCAGCTGCACCAAGCGAAACAAGCCCTGAAGAAGCATGAAAAGACTGCGATGGAGGTGAAGGAG GTGTTATCCACTTTGCCCCAGGACCTCTCCGCTGCCTCCGAGGTGCGTCGTCTCCTCGAACTACTCCCCTGA
- the ALDOC gene encoding fructose-bisphosphate aldolase C — MFAKMTLHYSALTTERKGELFDIAQRIVAPGKGILAADESVGSMAKRLNQIGVDNTEENRRLYRQILFSADSRIKSCIGGVIFFHETMYQKADDGTPFVDMIKEKDIVVGIKVDKGVVPLAGTDGETTTQGLDGLSERCAQYKKDGADFAKWRCVLKISEHTPSSLAIMENANVLARYASICQQNGIVPIVEPEILPDGDHDLKRCQYVTEKVLAAVYKALSDHHVYLEGTLLKPNMVTPGHACPTKYSAEEIAMATVTALRRTVPPAVPGITFLSGGQSEEEASINLNAINNCPLPKPWALTFSYGRALQASALSAWRGERENENSATEEFVKRAEANSLAALGKYEGSGDDAGAAGQSLYVANHAY, encoded by the exons ATGTTTGCCAAGATGACGCTCCATTACTCAGCGCTCACGACGGAGCGAAAGGGAGAGCTGTTTGACATCGCCCAGCGGATCGTGGCCCCGGGGAAGGGCATTTTGGCCGCAGATGAGTCCGTTG GAAGCATGGCCAAGCGCCTGAACCAGATCGGGGTGGACAATACGGAGGAGAACCGCCGCCTCTACCGCCAGATCCTCTTCAGCGCCGACAGCCGGATCAAGAGCTGCATCGGGGGCGTCATCTTCTTCCACGAAACCATGTACCAGAAGGCGGATGATGGCACCCCCTTCGTCGACATGATCAAAGAGAAGGACATTGTGGTCGGCATCAAG GTGGACAAAGGAGTTGTGCCCCTTGCTGGGACCGATGGAGAAACCACCACCCAAG GTCTGGATGGGCTCTCGGAGCGTTGTGCCCAGTACAAGAAGGACGGGGCCGACTTTGCCAAGTGGCGCTGCGTCCTGAAGATTTCGGAGCACACGCCGTCTTCCCTGGCCATCATGGAGAATGCCAATGTCTTGGCACGCTATGCCAGCATCTGCCAGCAG AATGGCATTGTGCCCATTGTAGAGCCAGAGATCCTCCCGGATGGAGACCACGACTTGAAGCGTTGCCAGTATGTGACCGAAAAG GTGTTGGCTGCTGTCTACAAGGCCCTGAGCGACCACCACGTCTACCTGGAAGGGACTCTGCTCAAGCCCAACATGGTGACCCCTGGCCATGCTTGCCCCACCAAATACAGCGCCGAGGAGATCGCAATGGCCACCGTGACAGCCCTGCGCCGCACTGTGCCACCCGCTGTGCCAG GCATCACCTTCTTGTCCGGCGGGCAGAGTGAGGAGGAGGCCTCCATCAACCTCAACGCCATCAACAACTGCCCGCTGCCCAAGCCCTGGGCACTAACCTTCTCCTACGGCCGGGCCCTGCAAGCTTCAGCCCTCAGCGCCTGGCGGGGTGAACGGGAGAATGAAAACTCGGCCACCGAGGAGTTTGTGAAGCGCGCCGAG GCCAACAGCCTGGCGGCTCTGGGGAAGTACGAAGGCTCTGGAGATGATGCAGGAGCCGCGGGGCAATCTCTCTATGTAGCCAACCATGCTTACTGA
- the RSKR gene encoding ribosomal protein S6 kinase-related protein yields the protein MGAANSSGPQGEPQGQEQEEEEEEEEEEGKGEAPAVLKDRTASILPDGSWVRSWKSLLSNVGGALLGLERVLGTRNPLKTGVQAPPSERLPPLLEKEQLDRTLPQCVALFLPEFPVCPPVGHRQLKILGFVAKGSFGTVLKVLDCGQEQVFAVKVVPKVEVLRRDTLKQCKEEVSIQKQVRHPFVHCLGDTWQGQRHLFIMCSYCSTGDLHTLWKSVGRFAEAVVRLFATELVLVLAYLHNLGIVHRDVKMENILLDEQGHLKLTDFGLSRHLPCGGRAYTICGTLQYMAPEVLGGGPYAHAADWWSMGVLLFALASGKFPVPPEKDHISMLESVRSANYAVPPSLSLGLRLLLSELLCPDPQRRPRYLHHFRSHLFFRGMTFDAEILRKQPVDFVLGLQRAKETPMDSAAFSDFDLDLSAPSSQPCPG from the exons ATGGGAGCTGCCAACAGCAGCGGACCCCAGGGAGAACCCCAAGGccaggagcaggaagaggaggaggaagaggaagaggaagaagggaaaggagaggcccctgCGGTGCTCAAG GACCGCACTGCCAGCATCCTTCCGGATGGGTCCTGGGTGCGAAGCTGGAAGAGCCTGCTCTCCAACGTTGGGGGGGCCTTGCTGGGCCTGGAGCGGGTTTTGGGGACCCGAAATCCCCTGAAGACGGGGGTCCAGGCCCCTCCGTCCGAAAGGCTGCCCCCGTTGCTGGAGAAGGAGCAGCTGGACCGGACCCTGCCCCAGTGCGTCGCCCTTTTCTTGCCCGAGTTCCCCGTCTGCCCCCCGGTCGGGCATCGCCAGCTGAAG attttgggatttgtagccaAGGGCTCTTTCGGGACGGTGCTAAAAGTCTTGGACTGTGGCCAGGAGCAAGTCTTTGCAGTGAAG GTGGTCCCAAAAGTGGAGGTTTTACGCCGGGATACACTGAAACAGTGCAAAGAGGAGGTCAGCATCCAG AAGCAAGTCCGCCACCCTTTCGTCCACTGCTTGGGAGACACCTGGCAAGGCCAGCGCCATCTCTTCATCA TGTGTTCCTACTGCAGCACCGGGGATCTCCACACTCTTTGGAAGTCGGTGGGGCGCTTCGCCGAAGCCGTCGTCCGCCTGTTTGCGACGGAGTTGGTCCTGGTGCTAG CCTACCTCCATAACCTGGGCATCGTCCACCGGGATGTCAAG ATGGAAAACATACTCCTGGACGAACAAG GGCACTTGAAGCTGACAGATTTTGGCCTTTCCCGCCACCTGCCTTGCGGAGGACGCGCCTACACCATTTGCGGGACCCTCCAGTACATGG CCCCAGAAGTCCTGGGCGGGGGTCCCTATGCCCACGCTGCCGACTGGTGGTCCATGGGAGTCCTGCTCTTTGCTTTGGCCAGCGGGAAG TTCCCGGTTCCTCCAGAGAAAGACCACATCTCCATGCTGGAAAGCGTGAGGAGTGCGAATTACGCCGTCCCGCCATCGCTCAGCCTCGGACTGCGCCTTCTCCTCAGTGAG CTCCTGTGCCCAGATCCGCAGCGCCGACCGCGCTACCTCCACCACTTCCGCAGCCACCTCTTCTTCCGCGGCATGACCTTCGACGCCGAGATCCTGCGCAAGCAGCCAGTGGATTTTGTCCTGGGGCTGCAGCGGGCCAAGGAGACCCCCATGGACTCGGCCGCCTTCTCCGACTTCGACCTGGACCTCTCGGCCCCCTCCAGCCAGCCCTGTCCCGGATGA